The window aagtgccacatcatcaagagaatgccacctaatggaagttacattctctcctttgctttaatgtggccggccacattaatgaagggggttacatttggtgtggccggccactaagggaggaaatgaaattgattttcattcaaggtgaGAATTTATTCCATCTTCTCCAAgctctcttcctcaagctctccctctcctcttctcttgaccgagagttttcaagcaagaaagaaggagAATGTGTTTGAGTTTCATGATGaaaaggtagagtgattgtcacgTAGAATTCTCTTATCTATCTTTTCTTTTCCCAAATCCTACcagagagccctagaaagtgctagcacacttggggctctcttctccatcctttgagtgtggatatcattagaggagtgtctacgttgacactctcgagatccggcgtaccattggacgagcgggatttgcgagggcacacttcaagggtaaaattcttaacatgtagatctaggagtagatctaaagttttgaaactcgtacttgtatttcattcgatttttccttgcacggatctacggctttgggtgattcggggtttccgcgacgcgaaaagcggttttcgcggcccgaaaaacccaacatatcttcagcaccacctttccttgacccattatgtccgaggttgctgagttccccatgaacagtttgtctccaatGACTTCTTTGAAGTTGTGGAGTAGCTCCTTgctgcagcacacatgtctggtggctccagtatcgatccaccattgccgagGATTGGAACCTATTAGGTACACCTCAGAGATCACGGTGCAGAGATCCATATCCTGTTCTCCTGCCAGGTTGGTCTCAGGCTTTTTCTTCTTTGGCCTTTTACAGTCTGAAGCCTTATGACCCATACGATCACAATTGTAGCATTTCCCTaagaacttttttttttcatgttttgtcCTTTGGGTTGCGTCGTGGAAGATTTTGGATGCTTCCGTTTTGAGCTTTGTCTATGCTCAACAACATTAGCTtttacagtagcctgagagaacagttttctcTCCGAATTCTTATTGTCTTCTTCTATACGAAGGCGAACAACAAGTTCCTCCAGGTTCATTTCCTTCCGCTTGTACTTCAGATAATTCTTAAAGTCCTTCCAGCCAGTTGGTAGCTTTTCGATGATAGctgccacttggaaggtttcgctcAGAGTCATACATTCTGAGTGAATTTCTTGTAAGAGttcttgaagctcctggacttgactgATTACAGACTTCGAGTCACTCATCTTATAGTCCAGGAAACGACCAACAATAAACTTTTTGGCCCCAGCATCCTCggatttatatttcttgtccagagattcccacagttcctttgccATTTTCATCTCACAATACACAAGATAGAGTGAGTCGGCAAGATTGTTAAGGATGTAGTTTCGACAGAGGAACTCAGAATCGTTCCATTTGTCGATCAGAAGGAGAGTGTTCACCTCATCTACACCCTTAACAACCTTGGGAGTTTCCTCGGTCAAGATACGTGTCAGACCTAGCGTGGTTAAGTAGAAGAATATCTTCTAATGCCACCGCTTGAAATTCATGCCTGTGAATTTTTTTTgcttttccccatgattgattggcacattctcaATCGGGGCGGAGGAGGCCGGCACATGTTGAGCCTGTTGCATCTCAACATTTTCTGCCGCCATGGTAACAGATCGAATCTGTTTTAAGTTTTGTTGGGAGTAAACCCGTTATAATCTGTGTGATCGTCTCAGACGCTCTTTTCCACGCTTCTGAGTGTGTACCAGAGTCACAAGAACTTACAATCAAGTAGATTTGAGCAGATAATATCAAACTGTCGACTCTAGCGAGCCGAGCCACGCGCCGAGTAGATGAGTTGCGAACACCGTGAATTGTTGAGCGGCGCCACGTTACTGCTCAGAGTTGCTGACAGGATGTCGAGAGTTGCAACATGAACTCAGTGTGGATGCCGAGTCCAACAGAGCGCTGTCTCCTTAAAACATATTCGGCCCCTTCGCGGTGCTTAGAGGATTAGGtggacgtctgtttcccaggataaaacggcaagatcacgagcacaaccgagcactggttgtcgtgacgatttgaactagatccgaaaactatcacTATTTCTGTTGAGCAAAAGAAGTGCACAACAGAAGGGAAGGAAACATGGGGagtcaaggaggaagagaagcacgTGCTCACTTGTGCTCTGCTCACACAAAGCTCACTTAAGTTTTCTCACTCAAAGATCACTTGAGTTGTTCTCTTAATCTGCTTCAATCCTCTCACTGGTCTTATATAGACCTCGGCCTTTGTTCTGCTTTCAAGCACAATGAGCAAAGCAAGCCACGTTGTGTCTTGCATGCTTGCCAAcaagcaagccacaacgtggcttgcatgCAAGCTTGCCACGTGTTGTGGCTTGCTTGCAAGCTTGCCACGTGGCAAGCAAGCAAGCTTGCCACGTGGCAAGCAAGCAAGTTTGCCACGTGGCGTGCAGGTAAGTTGGTGATCTTCCTTGTCTTATATGCTGGCCAACAAGTTGTCTTACGCAGACATATCATGTCCTGACTGATTTTACAAGCAATGGATTCACAAAAAGACCCCTCGGGTTGATGTCATCTGGGTCCTGAATTCTCACCCCCTTTGTTCCGAATCAACCGAAAGACTTCACTTTCTTTGTGAGACTGAAACCCACACATCATATTTCCATTCAAATTTTTCCAACAACACTTTCTCATAGCTAGATAAGTAATTTTTTTCCCTAGAAAAAACACAGAGGACTAATGAACCGTTGTAACAACTAAGTAAGCTACAAGCAACTTCCGTACTTTGAAAAAGACTTGACTCGAATAATTGCATACGTCCAATTTGGTGCGAGAATGAAGCCAAACTTAATCAAACACGGAGACGGGAGACAGCACCGATCGAGCTGGCCTCTACGTCTCCATCGAGCCTTGACCAAGTTTGGTCTCGcactcttcttcttcatcctcactTGGAAGTTTGCATGGGTGATGGGGCCTTTTTACGCGTTAGGCACGGCTACGAAAGCTCCACGAAAGTCTCATTTTGCCAACTTAGCTCTAGTTATGTCCGACAGGGAGGGAGAAAATGAAAGTAATTGGATTaacaacaacaaaataaaacatatgagaattattttaataataataataataataaatattttttatattattaaactaactaatatcaataatatttttttatattattaaagtAACAATCATAATTTATTCGATGTTGTTAGATGACAtgatggtaaaagatgaatatatttatatactctTAACGTTTTCGTTAATCCGTCTCAAAGTCAATATAGAAAAGATAAATTACAGATGATTATTAATCTTAGGAATAAtgattaatatataaaaaaatatatatttatctcgattataataaaattagaatcttaaattacataataataatattttatgtattaaTCACAGGACCATCAGGAAAATACATTGCGGGATGACAGGTTTTACTTTTGGAGGAGTCATCGGCGCCTCCTTCCTGCGACTTGGTCTACGCTGCCAATCGAAACTGTCCCGCTCACGTCATAATACGAAAATGCCCTCCACTTTCCACGCGCCATTCCTTATAACCAACCTTCCACACGCACCCACTCAACTGACGATCGACGCACTTCTCCATTCCGTCCCATCACGATTCTTACAGCACTTGACGCCTGCATGAAGTCTCCGGCGTGCCTCCTCTTTCCTTCCCCCTTCCTCTGTTACTACCTTGCCTTCTGCTGCCTCGCCGTCTCCGCTCTCCCCCAACGCGAGCTCATCGCCCTCCGACACCTCCGCGCCTCGCTCTCCATCAGCAACTCCTCCTGGCCCACCAAGCGCAACCCCTGCGTCTACTGGACCGGCGTCCAGTGCGAGAAGAACGACACTGTCGTCTCGCTCAACCTCACCGCCGTCGGCCGGAGACCGACACCGCAGCCCAGAGCACTCGACGCCGACATCTTCCGCCGGCTAAGGAACCTCTCCTCCTTCGACGCCTCCGGCTTCCCGTACCCCCTTCCCATCCCCGCCGCCTTCGGCGAGGCAGTTTCCCTCTCCAATCTCTCTCTCGCCCGGACGGGCGTCTCCGGTGGCATTCCCGCGGCTTTGTCCCGTCTCAGCCTGCTCACCTTCCTCGACCTTTCCGGAAACTCCATCAACGGAACGATCCCGGCTGGGCTCAACCAGCTCGGGAAGCTCCAAACTCTGAGATTGTCCAACAACAGTCTCTCCGGTTCTGTCCCAGCGGAGCTCGGCGACCTCTCCTCCCTCGTCTCCCTCGATCTCAGCTACAACTCGCTCTCCGGCGAGGTGCCAGAGGATCTCTTCTCGGAGCTTTCATCTCTGAGTTCCATCAAATTGGACCACAACAACTTCTCTTCTGGGTTCCCTCATTCTATCTTGAAGCTGACGAAGTTGACACTCCTAGACGTCTCTAACAATAAGCTCACCGGCATGCTTAAAGTTGACCACGCCGTCGTCGTCGGCGGCGAGACGATTAATGTCCATGGAAGCGTCTTTAACCTGTCTCATAATCTATTGTACGGATCGATCTCTTTGGAATTCCAAAGAGTACTTGTTCAAAGATTCAGCAGGGTGGATCTCTCGAGCAATTACTTCGACGGAAGCGAATCCATGAGCTTTTTCAATGCTTCGTTGAATTGCTTTAGTAGTGCGGCGAAGCAGAGGCCGTCGGTTG is drawn from Zingiber officinale cultivar Zhangliang chromosome 1B, Zo_v1.1, whole genome shotgun sequence and contains these coding sequences:
- the LOC122044420 gene encoding uncharacterized protein LOC122044420, which codes for MAAENVEMQQAQHVPASSAPIENVPINHGEKQKKFTGLTRILTEETPKVVKGVDEVNTLLLIDKWNDSEFLCRNYILNNLADSLYLVYCEMKMAKELWESLDKKYKSEDAGAKKFIVGRFLDYKMSDSKSVISQVQELQELLQEIHSECMTLSETFQVAAIIEKLPTGWKDFKNYLKYKRKEMNLEELVVRLRIEEDNKNSERKLFSQATVKANVVEHRQSSKRKHPKSSTTQPKGQNMKKKSS